The following is a genomic window from Leptospira bandrabouensis.
ACTTCTTCAAAATTAATGAAACTTTTAAATTCTATATACCAATAATCACCGGATCCAGTATATTTTTTTATGGAATGTATTATCTCATAAGGAATGCAATTTTATTTAACACAAATCAAAAAATATATATTCCATTTGTAATTTTTATGAAAATTTACATAGGTTTTATCGTAGGTTTTGCTTTCGCTATCTCTGCAATAAGCTGGGGAACAAATTTGAGAAATATCAGCCAAAGCAATAGAGATTGGATTTGGCTAATAAGATGGATTTCTTCATTAATTGGAATAATATTTATGTTTATAACTCATATCTTAACAACATATCCCGAGGAAGAGATGAATTCTGAATCTTTTATTTTGCCATTTGGACGTACACATTCAAAATTATAAAACTAAGATTTAGCAACTACGCATAACAGCGACTTTCCGCTACGCTTCGGCACAAGGCCTCGCTCGGGCTACGCCAAATTGTCCTCCTGGCATTCACCTTGCTTACGCAAGCTACATGCCAGTCCCTAACGTCCCTTCGGGACTCAGGGTCGGACAACTTCGGAAAGTCTAGTTCGTTATGCGAAAGTCATGAAAAAATTCTGAAAAAAAATGAATAAAATAATATTTTTAATCTTAGTACTAAACTTTCCTATATTTTCCCAGGAAAATTTTACTGTTAATGCAAATACACTAAGAGTTAGAAATTTACCTTCATCAAATTCGGAAATTGTTGGAAAATTAAATAAAGGAATTGAAGTAACAATAATATCAAAATCTGACAAATTTGAGGAGATAAATGGAATAATTTCAGAATGGATTGAAGTTCAAACTATAGATAAAACTCAAAAGGGATATATTTTTGGAGCATATCTTGAATCTAAAAAAAATCCAAATCCCTTTACGAAATGTTTTAAAAATAAAAAGGGAATAACAATATTCTTAAATAACGGTAAATCTATCCTCTTAAAAAATGGATTACCAAAAAATGATGAAGACCCACAAGAATTCATCCAATTTAATAACTGTACATTTTACAAAGATTTAGATTCCGTAGTAATTGAATACTCAATGCATGAAGGTGGAGGTAATGAAATATATAATCTAAAAAATGGAAAATTTATCCAAATTTGGGGACATCCAATATTTTCAAAAAATAAAAAATATTTCGCGTGTTTTTCCGCCGATATTGAAGTTGAATTTTATCCAAATGGTATTCAAATTTACCAACTTAATCTTACTCCAATAAAAGAATTTGAATATGAATTCGAATCTTCAGATATGAATAAAAATTTCCAACCAACTGATCTTGAATGGACTTCGGAAGATTCGATTAAAGTAATTCTAAAAAATATTGATTTAACTAAAACTAAAATAGTAAATTTTCAAAAAACTGATAAAAAATGGAAAATAATCAATAAACCATGACCTTCGCATAACAGCGACTTACCGCTGCGCTTCGGGACGAGCCCTCGCTCGGCCTGCGGCAAATTCCCCTTCTGGCATTCGCCTTGCGTTCGCAAGCTACATGCCAGTCCCTAACGTCCCTTCGGGACTCAGGGGCGGGGAACTTCGGTAAGTCTAGTTCGTTATACGCAAGGCTGAAAATTCAATGAAAAACATGAAAACAAAAATATTAATTATTACCCTGTCTTCTTTAACCATATACAGTCTTCTCTTTTGTGCAGTTGAATATTATTTTGACAGAAAAATATCACTTTTGCACAGAATTGATGAAATGACATTTGCATCAATGACCGCAGATTATATCGAAAATAAACTTTTAGATTTACATCATACTTCTACCGACGGATCTGATAATAAATTTGTTTTAAAAATTATTTTTTCATTAAAAAATAAAAAACTTACAAAATTATCTGAACTTAAAAGTAAAGACTTATACAGAAGCGTTAAATTAATTTCTGATGAACATAAGGCTCTTTTTTTTGAAACAGGAAAATCTATAGATAATTTAGACGAAAAATATGGTATTTTAAATCAATTCATCGTAACAGAGTCGACCAATTTTTCAAAAGAATCAAATATCCATATTAAATACATTAGTCTTAAAAGT
Proteins encoded in this region:
- a CDS encoding SH3 domain-containing protein; this encodes MNKIIFLILVLNFPIFSQENFTVNANTLRVRNLPSSNSEIVGKLNKGIEVTIISKSDKFEEINGIISEWIEVQTIDKTQKGYIFGAYLESKKNPNPFTKCFKNKKGITIFLNNGKSILLKNGLPKNDEDPQEFIQFNNCTFYKDLDSVVIEYSMHEGGGNEIYNLKNGKFIQIWGHPIFSKNKKYFACFSADIEVEFYPNGIQIYQLNLTPIKEFEYEFESSDMNKNFQPTDLEWTSEDSIKVILKNIDLTKTKIVNFQKTDKKWKIINKP